The sequence CTTTTATAGGTACCTTTTTCGATTATCAGAGCTGCTTGGGTGATGATTAGGTCTTTATCGTTTTTAGATTTGAACTCTGAAATGAGTTTTTTCTCATATTCAAGTATTTTTGGGTGTACGATAGATTCGAGTTTGAATCTTAGGGGTTCGTTGTTAAACACGAGCTCTTTAAGCTTTTTTCTATCTATCTCATGGTCCTTGTCTAAGATTGATGCCCCAAAAAAATTTACAATGTCTTGGTAAGCGGAACCTGTTTTATTCATCACGATCTTGCTTATCTCATCGGCATCGATGATAAAGCACCCCAGCTCTTTGAAGAAATTTGCAACGGTGCTTTTACCAGATGCTATCCCTCCTGTAAGACCCAAATACCTGATCCTTTTCATTTTAAACCGTAGATCTTATGGATTACATGTATCTTTTCTTCAAGGGTACATGTGGATAATAATACGCATATCTCATCCGGCTTGAAGGCTCTACATACCTCTGGACGATTTTCATAATTACCACACCTGCCGTCTGATAGAAGGTACCTGCACGGTTCACCTGCTGGCTTATTCAGAGTGGAGATTTCATAAGCTATACAGCAGGCACCACAAATATGGCATTTGATTTCATTGTTTGACATAGTTTCTGAGTATACCTATACCCTCTATTTCCACCTCAATTGTATCACCAACATTCATAGGTCCTACCCCAGAGGGGGTACCTGTAGCCACTATATCACCTGGAAGCAATGTCATTATATTGCTGATAAAGCTTATGATTTGAAAAGGGTCAAAAACCATATCTTTAGTATTGCCATTCTGTTTTAGTACACCATTTAACCTACTTGACACCCTAAGGTTTGATGGGTCGAGTTCTGTTTCTATTACCGGACCTATGGGGCAGAAGGTGTCGAAGGATTTGGCTCTTGTGAATTTATTTTCCTTTTTTTGAATATCCCTAGCTGTCACATCGTTTACACAAGTATAACCTAAAATATACTCTTTTGCCTGTTCAGGGGTTACTGCTTTGCATTTTTTACCTATCACTACACCTAACTCAGCCTCGAAGTGAACCTCTTTGGAAGAGTTTGGATAAACAATAG is a genomic window of Calditerrivibrio sp. containing:
- the coaE gene encoding dephospho-CoA kinase (Dephospho-CoA kinase (CoaE) performs the final step in coenzyme A biosynthesis.); its protein translation is MKRIRYLGLTGGIASGKSTVANFFKELGCFIIDADEISKIVMNKTGSAYQDIVNFFGASILDKDHEIDRKKLKELVFNNEPLRFKLESIVHPKILEYEKKLISEFKSKNDKDLIITQAALIIEKGTYKRFDAVILIYSDEQTQLKRVIQRDNIAPDLAKKIIQSQMSFEEKAKFADFIIDNSKDLLYTKEEVKRVFKLIQKINYGLKHQKTTKYTLPL
- a CDS encoding YkgJ family cysteine cluster protein; translated protein: MSNNEIKCHICGACCIAYEISTLNKPAGEPCRYLLSDGRCGNYENRPEVCRAFKPDEICVLLSTCTLEEKIHVIHKIYGLK
- a CDS encoding fumarylacetoacetate hydrolase family protein is translated as MKLCRFLSGKEEKKGLVQNDVIKEIIGSFFTGYTITDKEYKISEVNLLPPILPSKVVCVGRNYAEHAKELGNEVPEEPLIFLKPSTAIIGPEETIVYPNSSKEVHFEAELGVVIGKKCKAVTPEQAKEYILGYTCVNDVTARDIQKKENKFTRAKSFDTFCPIGPVIETELDPSNLRVSSRLNGVLKQNGNTKDMVFDPFQIISFISNIMTLLPGDIVATGTPSGVGPMNVGDTIEVEIEGIGILRNYVKQ